One window from the genome of Paenibacillus azoreducens encodes:
- a CDS encoding dihydrofolate reductase, whose product MSMTFIWAMDRNRVIGRNNALPWRLPRDMAFFKEQTMGKKMLMGRKTWESFGAKPLPGRTSIVMTRDPGYTAAGAQVIHTLEEALEHAKEGELMVIGGSEIYRMLLPYVDRLLITKIEESFEGDTYFPEIDESEWECIQEVQGIRDEKNPYDYRFCTYIRR is encoded by the coding sequence TGACGTTTATTTGGGCAATGGACAGAAACAGGGTCATTGGACGCAACAATGCGCTCCCTTGGCGATTACCGCGGGACATGGCTTTCTTTAAAGAACAAACGATGGGGAAAAAAATGCTCATGGGCCGGAAAACCTGGGAGTCTTTTGGCGCTAAGCCGCTCCCTGGCCGTACCAGCATTGTAATGACGCGCGATCCGGGTTATACGGCTGCGGGCGCTCAGGTGATTCATACCCTCGAAGAAGCGCTGGAGCATGCAAAGGAAGGGGAACTTATGGTCATTGGCGGCTCGGAAATTTACCGGATGCTGCTTCCGTATGTGGACCGCCTTCTAATCACAAAAATCGAAGAGTCATTTGAGGGGGATACGTATTTCCCGGAGATAGACGAATCGGAGTGGGAATGTATACAGGAAGTACAAGGAATCCGTGACGAAAAAAATCCATATGATTACCGTTTTTGCACATATATCCGCCGATAG
- a CDS encoding glutamate synthase subunit beta, with translation MSTPTGFMEYSRQLPADREPAERIKDWEEFHKHLSEEELRTQGARCMDCGTPYCHTGIDMAGGTSGCPVNNLIPEWNNLIYRGLWQEALERLHKTNNFPEFTGRICPAPCEGSCTVGLIGQPVTIKTIEQAIIDKGFEEGWVVPNPPAKRTGKRVAVVGSGPAGLAAAAQLNKAGHSVTVYERSDRIGGLLMYGIPTMKLDKAVVQRRVDLLAAEGIRFVTNTEIGKDVSSQQLVDDYDAVVLCGGATKPRAFNIEGSDLKGVHYAMTYLNGTIKSYLDSGLSDGNYISAEDKDVIVIGGGDTGSDCVATALRHGARSVTQFGTHEKAPLERDPMNNPWPQFPNVYTLDYAQEEAKALCGQDPREFSIMTTKFVGDEEGNLQELHTVQIKRSVDESGRKTYEPIPGTEKVFKAQMALIAIGFDGPEQTIVNQLGLESDRRSNVKAAYGKYQTNVDKVFAAGDMRRGQSLVVWAIHEGRQAAREIDRYLMGSTVLV, from the coding sequence ATGTCTACACCAACAGGATTTATGGAATACAGCCGTCAGCTGCCGGCTGACCGCGAACCGGCTGAACGTATAAAAGATTGGGAAGAGTTCCACAAGCATTTGTCCGAAGAGGAGCTGCGCACGCAGGGAGCCCGCTGCATGGATTGCGGCACGCCATACTGCCATACGGGGATTGACATGGCCGGAGGTACCTCCGGTTGTCCAGTGAATAACCTCATTCCGGAATGGAATAACCTCATTTACCGCGGGTTATGGCAAGAAGCGCTTGAGCGTCTTCACAAAACCAACAATTTCCCCGAGTTTACGGGCCGGATTTGTCCGGCTCCTTGCGAAGGTTCCTGTACCGTAGGCCTGATCGGTCAGCCTGTTACCATCAAAACGATTGAGCAAGCGATTATCGATAAAGGTTTTGAGGAAGGATGGGTAGTACCGAATCCTCCGGCGAAACGAACGGGCAAACGCGTGGCCGTGGTCGGATCGGGACCGGCGGGCCTTGCGGCAGCAGCCCAGCTTAATAAAGCAGGACACAGCGTTACCGTGTACGAGCGTTCGGACCGGATCGGAGGGCTGCTCATGTATGGCATTCCGACCATGAAGCTGGATAAAGCGGTAGTTCAGCGGCGCGTGGATTTGCTTGCAGCCGAAGGCATCCGCTTTGTCACCAACACCGAAATCGGCAAGGATGTTTCCTCGCAGCAGCTGGTTGATGATTATGATGCGGTCGTGCTTTGCGGAGGCGCAACAAAGCCGCGTGCTTTTAATATCGAGGGCAGCGACTTGAAAGGCGTTCATTATGCAATGACCTATTTAAACGGAACGATCAAAAGTTACCTCGATTCCGGATTGTCGGACGGAAATTATATTTCGGCGGAAGATAAGGATGTCATTGTCATCGGCGGCGGCGACACCGGTTCCGACTGCGTAGCGACTGCTCTCCGTCATGGCGCAAGAAGCGTTACCCAATTCGGTACGCATGAGAAGGCTCCGCTGGAACGTGATCCGATGAACAATCCGTGGCCGCAGTTTCCGAATGTTTATACGCTTGATTATGCCCAGGAGGAAGCCAAAGCGCTGTGTGGCCAAGATCCGCGTGAGTTTTCCATCATGACGACGAAATTCGTCGGCGACGAAGAGGGCAATTTGCAGGAACTTCATACCGTGCAGATCAAACGGAGTGTCGATGAAAGCGGGCGTAAAACTTACGAGCCGATTCCGGGGACGGAAAAAGTATTTAAAGCACAGATGGCGCTGATTGCCATCGGCTTTGACGGACCGGAGCAAACGATCGTCAATCAGCTTGGGCTGGAATCGGACCGCCGTTCAAACGTAAAGGCGGCATACGGCAAATACCAAACGAACGTGGATAAAGTGTTTGCCGCCGGCGATATGCGCCGGGGTCAAAGCCTGGTTGTCTGGGCGATCCATGAAGGCCGTCAGGCGGCCCGCGAAATCGATCGATATTTGATGGGTTCCACAGTCCTCGTTTAA
- a CDS encoding glycosyltransferase produces MDLNGIRIRKKKDNRLTAVMQVRNEEEGMLEQVLEDLSGFVDDIVIVDDASTDGTVKLCRRFSKVGHLLILPHTHFDREWLLRKQLWELVCSTDPDWILSVDADEIYEDKAKSLMRDLMNQDQFDWVGFRLFDFWGGTTHYREDEHWQIHRRHTRTLVRYIPGYYYFYPQMDHHVPRLPLSYAALPGFLAELRVKHYGWAVSREKLIEKYERYMRRDPEGIWGNLQQYRSILDKNPTLVEWREEGS; encoded by the coding sequence ATGGATCTGAATGGCATTAGGATTCGCAAAAAAAAGGATAATCGACTTACCGCAGTCATGCAGGTACGCAATGAAGAGGAAGGGATGCTGGAGCAGGTATTGGAAGATCTGAGCGGGTTCGTGGATGATATCGTCATCGTGGACGATGCAAGCACGGATGGTACCGTCAAGCTGTGCCGGCGGTTTTCCAAAGTAGGCCATTTGCTCATATTGCCTCATACGCATTTTGACAGGGAATGGCTGCTTCGCAAGCAGCTGTGGGAGCTTGTTTGTTCAACCGATCCCGATTGGATTCTTTCTGTCGACGCGGATGAAATTTACGAAGATAAGGCCAAATCGCTGATGAGGGACTTGATGAACCAGGACCAGTTCGACTGGGTCGGTTTCCGTCTTTTCGATTTTTGGGGCGGCACAACCCATTACCGCGAAGACGAGCATTGGCAAATTCATCGCAGGCATACGCGAACGCTTGTCCGGTATATTCCGGGCTATTATTATTTTTATCCGCAAATGGACCATCATGTTCCCAGGCTGCCCTTAAGTTATGCCGCGCTTCCCGGTTTTCTGGCCGAGCTCCGCGTCAAGCATTACGGTTGGGCGGTTAGCCGCGAGAAGCTGATCGAAAAGTATGAACGTTACATGCGGCGGGATCCGGAAGGAATATGGGGGAATCTGCAGCAGTACCGATCGATTCTCGATAAGAATCCGACACTGGTCGAGTGGAGAGAGGAAGGATCATGA
- a CDS encoding glycosyltransferase family 4 protein, which translates to MKEVGILTHSFLDAYNGKIEKIYAGGLERYLYELCGILTELNHKPVIHQLSYCGDFVKDLGMIKVCGYQCGQDEHLKVFNRMTEEAAGPLIYSSFIWEPVEYKDGSLGICHGINWDYYASSAEHKAEVGKNIQHALGRLQKIVSVDSHFLTFCRSVCQYSDPDQIILLPNAVDTVRFAPGARWRRLQDDAGFIRIVYPRRISIERGIIPMMLIADRLLRNYPQVRIEFAGEVIDHSLITKAFRQWLDHNPYRDRIRHRSYTFDEMVEAYQQADIAVIPTIFSEGTSYSCLEAMSCGLPVVAGNVGGLNDLIISGYNGLTVTPTEEELYQAVASLIDRPELRHYLGANAREAARAFDIGIWREKWKHILRSYLELGD; encoded by the coding sequence ATGAAGGAAGTCGGAATTTTGACCCACAGCTTTCTGGATGCATATAACGGGAAGATAGAGAAGATTTATGCCGGCGGCCTGGAGCGTTATTTGTATGAATTATGCGGTATCCTAACGGAGCTGAACCATAAACCCGTCATCCATCAACTCTCTTACTGCGGCGATTTCGTGAAAGATTTGGGGATGATTAAGGTTTGCGGATATCAATGCGGACAGGATGAGCATCTTAAAGTATTTAACCGGATGACGGAAGAAGCGGCAGGGCCCCTGATTTATTCAAGTTTTATTTGGGAGCCGGTGGAATACAAGGACGGAAGCCTGGGGATTTGCCACGGAATCAATTGGGATTATTACGCATCATCTGCCGAACACAAAGCGGAAGTCGGTAAAAATATTCAGCATGCCCTTGGCCGCTTACAAAAAATCGTATCGGTAGACTCCCATTTTCTAACCTTTTGCCGTTCGGTTTGCCAGTATTCCGATCCGGATCAAATCATACTCCTTCCTAATGCGGTTGATACCGTGCGGTTTGCCCCCGGGGCCAGATGGAGAAGGCTGCAGGACGACGCTGGCTTCATCCGGATCGTATATCCCCGCCGCATCAGTATCGAGAGAGGAATTATCCCGATGATGCTGATTGCCGACAGGCTGCTGCGCAATTATCCGCAGGTGCGTATTGAATTTGCCGGCGAAGTCATTGATCACAGTCTGATTACCAAAGCATTCCGGCAGTGGCTCGATCACAATCCTTACCGTGATCGAATCAGGCATCGCAGCTATACGTTCGACGAAATGGTCGAAGCGTACCAACAGGCAGACATTGCGGTTATTCCCACCATTTTTTCCGAAGGGACCTCTTATTCTTGCCTGGAAGCGATGAGCTGCGGTTTGCCGGTGGTCGCAGGCAATGTCGGCGGCCTCAACGATCTGATCATCAGCGGATATAACGGCTTGACCGTTACGCCGACGGAAGAGGAGTTGTATCAGGCCGTTGCTTCCTTAATCGACCGTCCGGAGCTTCGCCATTACTTGGGGGCGAACGCCAGAGAAGCGGCCCGCGCTTTTGACATCGGGATTTGGAGGGAGAAATGGAAACACATTTTACGTTCATATCTGGAACTGGGGGACTGA
- a CDS encoding glycosyltransferase, translating to MPPLDLTLCMIVKNEEEHLAKCLDSVRDLVSEIIIGDTGSTDQTMDIALAYGARVIPLKWNDDFAEARNKTLDQATRSWILVLDADEAADMWDADVVSKLLVSDERIAGYFVPLISFYGDFNEEDYFTDAVCRLFRNHPQIRFKGAIHENAADSVLELTRRPIPYAPLQIKHYGYLQSEIERKNKHRRNLELIESSLNKDPFNPQLRYALGTEFYQESKFNESLRHLMAVIEQNPASGYMSDVFLKAAFALNVTGQCELSEYVTDMGLASHPGFTDLLEFKGLLKAQKKDFEQAHEWMMKAAEQGKADPRYSSSSGCGTYRTHWLSGRICEKMLQTGRAAVHYMHALYLNPDYHPAWADALHLSLLEQNSGHFKEWIHTLQKPVSKKQQNLLVSAALNAGREDWLDVIAEMPDLGKTRQVWIEMMRQYAPQPGNSLYSELLKASARWPDDAIWISYLWVSAWKAGDREAADRAAEQLKTIHSPLVPVHAFLSGQGNISLPEPVALTALQLFLQCRAYAQIHQLLKELYKQTSSAHPLPSSVIAGLLSAPAYVLTKWCLDWLPASPPPQRSPSLEEILLYTSFALRCSSSSCLDDALRLLVDYADNPYALAASAVCLTEKAKHRHSMSVMSGIQLPKLLRAATLRI from the coding sequence ATGCCGCCCCTGGATCTCACTTTGTGTATGATCGTTAAAAATGAAGAGGAACACTTGGCAAAATGCCTGGATTCCGTTCGCGATCTGGTATCCGAAATTATCATCGGAGATACCGGATCCACAGACCAAACAATGGATATCGCCTTGGCTTATGGCGCACGGGTCATTCCGCTGAAGTGGAACGATGATTTTGCCGAAGCCAGGAATAAAACGCTCGATCAGGCCACCCGTTCATGGATTCTAGTCCTGGATGCCGACGAAGCAGCTGACATGTGGGATGCGGACGTTGTGTCGAAACTGCTAGTGAGCGATGAACGTATCGCAGGTTACTTTGTCCCGCTAATTAGTTTCTATGGAGATTTTAACGAAGAAGATTATTTTACGGATGCCGTGTGCAGACTGTTCCGCAATCATCCGCAGATCCGGTTTAAAGGAGCCATTCATGAGAATGCAGCAGACAGCGTCCTTGAGCTGACACGGCGTCCCATTCCTTACGCGCCGCTGCAAATCAAACACTACGGCTATCTGCAATCGGAAATCGAGCGTAAAAACAAACATCGCCGTAATTTGGAGCTGATTGAGTCCTCTCTAAATAAAGATCCGTTTAATCCCCAATTGCGTTACGCTTTAGGCACGGAGTTTTATCAGGAAAGCAAGTTTAACGAGTCGCTGCGTCATCTGATGGCGGTTATCGAGCAAAATCCCGCTTCCGGCTACATGTCGGATGTATTTTTAAAAGCGGCTTTCGCTTTGAATGTTACCGGACAATGCGAATTATCCGAATACGTCACCGACATGGGGCTGGCAAGCCATCCAGGTTTCACGGATTTGCTGGAATTCAAGGGTCTGCTGAAGGCGCAGAAAAAAGACTTTGAACAAGCGCATGAATGGATGATGAAAGCGGCAGAGCAAGGCAAAGCGGATCCGAGATACTCTTCATCATCCGGATGCGGCACGTACCGGACTCATTGGCTGTCCGGCCGGATATGCGAAAAGATGCTGCAAACGGGCCGCGCCGCCGTCCATTATATGCATGCGCTTTACTTGAATCCGGATTATCATCCGGCATGGGCGGACGCCCTGCATCTGTCTCTATTAGAACAGAACTCCGGCCATTTCAAGGAATGGATCCATACTCTTCAAAAACCCGTGTCCAAGAAACAGCAAAACCTCCTGGTTTCCGCCGCGCTGAATGCAGGTCGGGAGGATTGGCTTGATGTGATCGCCGAAATGCCGGACTTGGGTAAGACGCGGCAGGTTTGGATTGAAATGATGCGGCAATATGCACCGCAACCGGGAAACTCGCTATATTCGGAACTCCTGAAGGCCAGCGCCCGCTGGCCCGATGATGCCATCTGGATTTCCTATCTCTGGGTCTCCGCCTGGAAAGCGGGGGATAGGGAAGCCGCTGATCGCGCAGCCGAACAACTGAAAACGATCCATTCACCGTTGGTGCCCGTTCATGCCTTCCTTTCGGGCCAGGGAAATATCTCCCTTCCGGAACCAGTCGCCTTGACTGCGCTTCAGCTTTTTCTGCAGTGCCGCGCTTATGCTCAAATCCATCAGCTTCTGAAAGAGTTGTACAAACAAACATCATCCGCTCATCCCTTGCCGTCCTCGGTTATTGCGGGTCTTCTGTCCGCGCCCGCATATGTTCTGACCAAGTGGTGTCTGGATTGGCTGCCGGCATCCCCGCCCCCGCAGCGTTCCCCCTCATTGGAAGAAATTCTCCTTTATACGAGTTTCGCGCTGCGCTGCTCCTCTTCTTCATGTCTGGACGACGCCTTGCGGCTGCTCGTAGACTACGCGGATAACCCGTATGCGCTTGCCGCAAGCGCAGTATGTCTAACCGAAAAAGCCAAGCACCGCCATTCCATGTCAGTTATGAGCGGCATTCAATTGCCAAAATTGCTTCGAGCAGCAACCCTTCGTATCTAG
- a CDS encoding glycosyltransferase, with translation MNRITNGISLCMIVRNEADHLPRCLQSVRRAVDEIIVVDTGSTDESIAIARRFGARVIRTPWEGDFSKARNAGLELARGTWILFMDADEELDRGDIAELRLCARHMEYEGFFLQVLNHSGNDIRSATATVNPLLRMFRRRPEHRFRGKIHEQIAASITEHRPTAKLHITNIKIHHYGYSSAMVAAKDKIRRNADLLQQALQAEPNDPFNHYNMAVEYMRMNDNASALRHIRQAKNLAAPEISYYHLLFKYEARCLLSMGRIDEALDICQSGLDHFPDYTDLLHLKGVILLSSGQASEAEKAFHKAVEAGPAPVHYHTESGAGTYLSTLGLGQIREDAGDDAGALHWYAQTLKHEPGMRPPFHKIIRIMKSNLQDKLIPSFICEHLQPESSETVNSIAGLLMANRCYEAAGELLERFRHIASSPENEKLRFISKLLSEGREFRQNVGMGTVNPSTKIHIPSDESDTWSDSLQIELAYYAGDTEKALEAVYGMIAPLPSPPSALHAERKSTTARLLAAFAETHLLQLLHHHPGHAVIRKAVRLLPPFEYYE, from the coding sequence ATGAACAGAATCACAAACGGAATTTCACTGTGCATGATCGTTCGGAACGAAGCTGATCATCTCCCCCGATGCCTGCAAAGCGTTCGCCGGGCTGTGGATGAAATTATCGTTGTCGATACAGGCTCCACGGACGAGAGCATCGCCATTGCCCGCCGGTTTGGCGCTCGGGTGATCCGGACGCCTTGGGAAGGGGACTTTTCCAAAGCCCGTAATGCCGGTCTGGAACTTGCGCGCGGGACATGGATCCTGTTTATGGATGCGGATGAAGAACTCGACCGCGGGGATATTGCCGAATTGCGCCTGTGCGCCCGACATATGGAATACGAAGGATTTTTCCTGCAAGTGCTTAATCATTCGGGCAATGACATAAGGTCGGCGACGGCGACGGTCAATCCGCTTCTCCGCATGTTCCGCCGGCGGCCGGAACACCGGTTCCGGGGAAAAATCCACGAGCAAATCGCCGCCTCCATTACCGAACACCGCCCCACGGCTAAACTTCATATCACCAACATCAAGATCCATCACTACGGATACAGCAGCGCGATGGTTGCAGCCAAAGATAAAATCAGAAGAAACGCTGATCTGCTTCAGCAGGCGCTTCAGGCCGAACCAAACGATCCCTTCAATCACTACAACATGGCCGTCGAATATATGCGGATGAACGACAATGCATCTGCGCTCAGGCATATCAGGCAGGCAAAAAACCTGGCGGCACCCGAAATAAGCTACTATCATCTGCTTTTTAAATATGAAGCGCGCTGTCTGCTATCTATGGGCCGTATAGATGAAGCGCTCGATATATGTCAAAGCGGATTGGATCATTTTCCGGATTACACGGACCTTCTTCATCTGAAAGGAGTTATTCTCCTTTCTTCCGGGCAGGCTTCCGAGGCCGAAAAAGCATTCCACAAGGCCGTGGAAGCCGGACCGGCACCAGTTCATTACCATACGGAATCGGGTGCCGGTACTTATCTGTCCACTCTCGGGCTTGGCCAAATCCGGGAAGATGCCGGAGATGATGCGGGGGCCCTCCACTGGTATGCCCAGACCTTAAAACATGAGCCGGGGATGCGCCCGCCCTTTCATAAAATCATTAGGATCATGAAATCTAATCTTCAAGACAAGCTGATCCCATCCTTTATATGCGAACATCTGCAACCGGAATCTTCCGAAACAGTGAACTCGATCGCCGGACTCCTGATGGCGAACCGCTGCTATGAAGCCGCAGGCGAACTGCTTGAACGGTTCAGGCATATCGCATCCTCCCCCGAAAACGAAAAGTTGAGGTTTATCTCCAAGCTGCTGTCTGAAGGCCGGGAATTTCGCCAAAACGTAGGCATGGGCACTGTGAATCCGTCCACAAAAATTCATATCCCATCAGATGAATCAGACACGTGGAGTGATAGCTTGCAAATCGAATTGGCGTATTATGCAGGCGATACCGAAAAAGCTCTCGAAGCAGTTTATGGCATGATCGCCCCTTTGCCTTCACCGCCGTCTGCCCTCCATGCAGAAAGAAAATCGACTACAGCCCGTTTGCTGGCCGCATTCGCCGAAACCCACCTGCTACAACTGCTCCATCATCACCCCGGTCATGCCGTCATCCGCAAAGCGGTCCGTTTGCTGCCGCCCTTTGAGTACTACGAGTAA
- a CDS encoding TPR domain-containing glycosyltransferase, translated as MLPTLGVHLIAKDEAEFIGRCLESVKNADEIIVIDTGSQDDTIKIALEHGAKVIALNWKEDFSLPRNEALRQATTDWVLVIDADEELLTSMDDIRKLIRESEAEGYDVTIINQLSHDWEHAVRNRALRLFRNRKEYHFQGKIHEEIEPSIRVLSGKGKIKDSDIEIRHTGYLTENILKKNKLKRNFQILIDALKADPENPYYLYHLGITHCQAGNLGEAEKYMLQAKQLAPAAARFRPTLIRDLVKIMLERNEPEQAGFICLQEIQHYPDYADLHFAYGQCLENQGLWEKAFESYRKATICRSNSYVTEAGMNSYEPLAKMGALALKLDQPEEAARLFYNAAIINPLFPPALKGLASAFHRLNTSDEEIGTLLLKTAEPRNEQQWNLVLEALDGIGADQEIIRLCPPRWLAADNISILYGASLLRLRRFKEAHSFFYHAACADTSPNAEREMLHLLTQWQLQGSLDPYIWTLVKTHEHEDIKQLDGFLFARREIGPEHNTKEQFENTSLIQGLIRQAIAVGLSNLARKLSIFDKAGAFTFAKTLYREGYILDAADLLISSLDAQTLDDEGAYMLAEILYDKGHYAEAARLFENISSHDPSFDAASIGAAISYLQLAADYLDRAQSSLPDAPKLAQEAGQLRSAINLLQRSGWHTSWNDRQRRCINEQNHKRNFTVHDRSERS; from the coding sequence ATGCTGCCCACGCTAGGAGTCCATCTGATCGCGAAAGACGAAGCAGAATTCATTGGCAGATGCCTTGAATCGGTCAAAAATGCGGATGAGATAATCGTGATCGATACCGGATCCCAGGACGACACCATCAAAATTGCGCTGGAACACGGCGCCAAAGTGATTGCATTGAATTGGAAAGAAGATTTCTCACTCCCCAGAAATGAAGCGCTCCGCCAAGCAACAACAGATTGGGTATTGGTAATAGATGCGGATGAAGAACTATTGACGAGCATGGATGACATCCGGAAGCTGATCCGCGAAAGCGAAGCGGAAGGTTACGACGTAACCATTATTAACCAATTAAGCCACGATTGGGAGCATGCCGTTCGCAATCGCGCGCTCCGCCTCTTCAGAAACCGCAAGGAATACCATTTTCAAGGCAAGATCCATGAAGAAATTGAACCGTCCATCCGTGTACTTTCCGGAAAGGGGAAGATTAAAGATTCCGATATTGAAATCCGGCATACAGGATATTTGACCGAGAACATATTAAAGAAAAACAAGCTGAAACGAAATTTTCAAATACTTATCGATGCCCTGAAGGCTGATCCTGAGAATCCTTATTATCTGTACCACTTGGGGATTACGCATTGTCAAGCCGGAAACCTGGGCGAAGCCGAAAAATACATGCTTCAAGCCAAGCAGCTTGCACCCGCTGCCGCCCGCTTCAGGCCAACGCTGATCAGAGATTTGGTCAAAATCATGCTTGAACGGAATGAACCGGAACAAGCCGGATTCATATGTCTTCAGGAGATACAGCATTATCCGGATTATGCCGATCTGCATTTTGCCTACGGTCAATGCCTTGAAAACCAAGGATTATGGGAGAAAGCATTCGAATCTTACCGGAAAGCGACTATATGCCGGTCCAATTCTTACGTTACGGAAGCAGGCATGAATAGCTACGAACCTCTCGCCAAAATGGGGGCACTTGCCCTGAAGCTTGATCAGCCCGAAGAGGCGGCAAGGCTTTTTTACAATGCGGCCATCATTAATCCCTTATTCCCCCCTGCCCTGAAGGGACTCGCTTCTGCTTTCCATCGGCTAAACACCTCAGATGAAGAAATCGGTACCCTGCTTTTAAAGACAGCCGAACCTCGTAATGAACAGCAGTGGAATCTCGTTCTCGAAGCGCTTGACGGTATCGGAGCGGATCAGGAGATCATTCGGCTATGCCCTCCCCGCTGGCTTGCCGCTGACAATATCAGCATCCTGTACGGCGCTTCCCTGCTTCGTTTGCGTCGATTTAAAGAAGCCCATTCGTTTTTTTATCATGCTGCCTGCGCAGATACCTCCCCGAATGCCGAGCGGGAAATGCTTCATCTGCTTACCCAGTGGCAGCTTCAAGGTTCACTCGACCCTTACATTTGGACATTAGTTAAGACACATGAGCATGAGGATATTAAGCAGCTCGATGGTTTCCTTTTTGCCCGCCGGGAAATCGGACCTGAACACAATACCAAGGAGCAGTTCGAGAATACGTCCTTGATTCAAGGCTTGATTCGCCAGGCCATTGCAGTCGGATTGAGCAACCTGGCCCGAAAATTATCCATTTTTGACAAAGCCGGGGCGTTTACGTTTGCCAAAACGCTGTATCGGGAGGGCTATATTCTTGATGCAGCCGATCTGTTAATCTCATCACTCGATGCCCAAACACTTGACGATGAAGGCGCCTATATGCTGGCTGAAATTTTATATGACAAAGGACATTACGCCGAAGCGGCACGACTGTTCGAAAATATTTCTTCCCATGATCCATCATTCGATGCTGCTTCGATCGGAGCCGCCATCAGCTATTTGCAATTGGCTGCAGACTATCTTGACCGTGCACAATCCTCCTTGCCGGATGCGCCTAAACTTGCCCAGGAAGCGGGACAGCTTCGTTCAGCCATAAATCTGCTGCAGCGGTCCGGTTGGCATACCTCTTGGAATGATCGGCAAAGGAGATGCATCAATGAACAGAATCACAAACGGAATTTCACTGTGCATGATCGTTCGGAACGAAGCTGA